Sequence from the Streptomyces sp. NBC_00358 genome:
ACGACCGGTTGAACAGGTGAGCGGGAGGCATGCACACATGGGCATGAGCGTGACCATCTCGGCGGCGACCGAGCAGGATGCGGAACAGATCCTGAAGCTGCAGTACCTCTGCTATCAGAGCGAGGCCGAGCTGTACGGCGACTACGGCATCGAGCCGCTCACGCAGCCGCTCGACTCGCTCAGGGCGGAACTCGCGGGCGGCACCGTACTGGTGGCCAGGCTCGGCGACGAGGTGGTGGCCTCGGTACGCGGCGCCGTCGACGCCGACGGCACGGCCCGTATCAGCAAACTCATCGTGCATCCGCGCATGCAGCGGCACGGCCTCGGCGGACGCCTGCTCGACGCG
This genomic interval carries:
- a CDS encoding GNAT family N-acetyltransferase yields the protein MGMSVTISAATEQDAEQILKLQYLCYQSEAELYGDYGIEPLTQPLDSLRAELAGGTVLVARLGDEVVASVRGAVDADGTARISKLIVHPRMQRHGLGGRLLDAIETRLGTEGAATSFQLFTGHRSERNLRLYRKHGYAPVSQEQVGERMTLVTLAKGADTGAYATSA